In one Clostridia bacterium genomic region, the following are encoded:
- a CDS encoding HAMP domain-containing histidine kinase — protein MRLQTRLLVTLGLILALVGGALLIALPRVTERAILRYTAGLLAADAEALAKRPALLRAALDTEDGPAAGLRNVVVVDGGDRVVRAFPATPVFQPGRRLPGPVARLADRARSSGAGAGAPVGASGIVAAAVPVGGRGPGWVMILFQPVRDLDPAIRQVKRAVLAWTLAGLLLALLMAALTGGALARRLGALSRAARAMADGRLDARVPVEGGDEVADVARSFNLMADRLQKTISDLRRSEDLRRDFMASLAHDLRTPVTSIGGFAEALRDGVVRDPDQQRRYAGIIVTEARRLGRLVQDLFDYARLQAGQLEFRMQPLDVRRWFEDFCDAARARVEGAGFTFEASMPADDVTVLADGDRLARALTNLVDNALRYAPAGSRVALEASVRGDEVRFSVADEGPGVPEEERERIWDRFYRGRQAGSRAGEDAGSGLGLAIVKSIVEAHGGRVGVDAGGGNGSPPRGSRFWFALPRRS, from the coding sequence GTGCGCCTCCAGACGCGCCTGCTCGTCACCCTCGGCCTCATCCTCGCCCTCGTGGGCGGGGCGCTGCTGATCGCCCTCCCGCGCGTGACGGAACGCGCCATCCTCAGGTACACGGCCGGCCTGCTGGCGGCGGACGCCGAGGCTCTGGCGAAGCGGCCCGCGCTTCTGCGGGCGGCCCTGGACACGGAGGACGGCCCGGCTGCCGGCCTGCGCAACGTGGTGGTGGTCGACGGCGGCGACCGGGTCGTGCGCGCGTTTCCGGCCACGCCGGTCTTCCAGCCGGGACGACGGCTGCCGGGTCCCGTCGCGCGCCTCGCGGACCGCGCGCGCAGCTCGGGCGCGGGCGCCGGCGCGCCGGTCGGCGCGAGCGGCATCGTCGCGGCCGCGGTGCCGGTCGGGGGACGGGGGCCGGGCTGGGTCATGATCCTCTTCCAGCCGGTCCGCGACCTGGACCCCGCCATCCGCCAGGTGAAACGGGCGGTGCTCGCGTGGACGCTCGCCGGGCTGCTCCTGGCGCTGCTCATGGCGGCGCTGACCGGCGGCGCGCTGGCCCGCCGCCTCGGGGCCCTCAGCCGCGCGGCCCGAGCCATGGCGGACGGTCGCCTCGACGCGCGCGTGCCCGTGGAGGGCGGCGACGAGGTGGCTGACGTGGCCCGTTCCTTCAACCTCATGGCGGACCGCCTCCAAAAGACGATTTCCGATCTCCGCCGGTCCGAGGACCTGCGCCGCGACTTCATGGCGTCCCTGGCGCACGACCTGCGCACGCCGGTCACCTCCATCGGCGGCTTCGCCGAGGCGCTGCGCGACGGGGTCGTGCGCGACCCCGACCAGCAGCGGCGGTACGCGGGCATCATCGTCACGGAGGCGCGGCGCCTCGGCCGGCTGGTGCAGGACCTCTTCGACTACGCGCGCCTGCAGGCGGGACAGCTGGAGTTCCGCATGCAGCCCCTCGACGTGCGGCGCTGGTTCGAGGACTTCTGCGACGCGGCGCGGGCGCGCGTGGAGGGCGCCGGCTTCACGTTCGAGGCGTCCATGCCGGCGGATGACGTGACCGTCCTGGCGGACGGCGACCGCCTGGCGCGGGCGCTGACGAACCTCGTCGACAACGCCCTGCGGTACGCGCCGGCCGGCAGCCGCGTCGCGCTCGAGGCCTCGGTCCGCGGGGACGAGGTCCGCTTCAGCGTCGCCGACGAGGGCCCCGGCGTGCCGGAAGAGGAACGCGAGCGCATCTGGGACCGCTTTTACCGCGGGCGCCAGGCCGGGTCGCGCGCGGGCGAGGATGCCGGGTCCGGGCTGGGGCTGGCGATCGTCAAGTCGATCGTCGAGGCGCACGGCGGCCGCGTCGGCGTGGACGCCGGCGGCGGGAACGGGTCCCCGCCGCGGGGATCGCGCTTCTGGTTCGCGCTGCCGCGGCGTTCCTAG